The Deltaproteobacteria bacterium DNA window GAATCCGCATCGTTTGCGCTACCGGGAAGCGGCCCTTCCAGATTCAAGTGCCCGTCGGTCGAAGTAATTACGGCGCGCTCGATAACGTTTTGAAGCTCCCTGATATTCCCGGGCCAGTTGTAAGATTTGAGACGGGAGACATCTTCATCCCTTAGCGGGCTTAATGCAATACCGTTCCTCTTTGAGAATTTATCAATGAAGGAGCGCGCAAGTTTTTCTATATCATCGGCGCGTTCTCTGAGCGGAGGAAGCTCCAGCTGAAAGACATTAAGCCTGTAGTAAAGGTCTTCCCGGAACCTGCCCTCTTTTATCTCTCTTAAAAGATCACGGTTTGTAGCCGCAATTACCCTGACATCGACTTTAACTGTCTTCGAGCTTCCCACAGGCTCGAACTCCCCTTCCTGAAGCACCCTGAGGAGTTTGGATTGAAGGTCAACAGGAAGCTCCCCTATCTCGTCCAGGAATATTGTCCCGCGGTCGGCTACGGAGAAACGTCCTTCGCGTTTTCTTGTCGCTCCCGTGAAAGCGCCCTGCTCGTGGCCGAAGAACTCGCTCTCTATTAGGTTGGATGGAATTGCCGGGCAGTTCACCTTTATGAAAGGTTTATCAGAGCGGCGGCTTGAGGAGTGTATGGACCTGGCGATAAGCTCTTTTCCCGTCCCTGTCTCACCCTGTATCAAGACCGTGGCTTCGGTACCCGCCACTTTCCTCACGTCCCCCAAAACCCTGAGCAAAGATTTACTGTCCCCTATTATGCCGTCCGACTCGGTCAGCGATTTAAGTTCTTCCTTCAAATATTCCGATTCTATTGTAAGAGACCGTATTTTTTGTTCAGCCTGAAGCCTCTCATTCACGTTTCTCAATATGAGCGTGTAAAAGCGTTCTTTCCCCATCTGAAAACTCGACAGTGTGGCTTCGGCGGGGAATTCAGCGCCCTTTTCGCTTACTGCCCTCAATCCCTCGGGTATCCAGATAAATTTCTCCCCCTCCGGTTTTGCGTCCAGAAACTCTGAAAGCTGAAGGAGCTTTCCGCTGCTCTCTTTAGTGAGCAGGCGATTAAAGAGCCTTCCCGTCACTTTTTCGCTTGCCGAGCCGAATAATTTGGATGCCGCGGGGTTCAGACGAGTTACTTTAAAATCCTTATCGAGCTCGATTATTGCATCCATTGCGCTGTCGAAAAGTCTTCTCAGCTTCTCTTCCCTTTCGAGAGTATCCCTCTCGGCACGCAAGCGTCTCATCTCGGCGCTCGCCCTGTTTGCGAAAATGCGGAATATGTTTACCACTTCCTGGTCTTCGGGAATCGGCTCCCGATCGATTACCGAAAGGTGTCCGAGAACCCTTCCATCCGTGTCCTCAAAGGGGATGCCGAGGTAGCTTACGGCGTTTGTCTGACGAAAGTCCTTCAGCTCCGGATTTCCTTTAAACTTACTGAACAGCTCGTCACGCACATGGACGAGTCTCTTTTCCTCTACAACCAATTCACAGGGCGTGCCGATAAGCGGATACTCAAAGTCCTTTATCCAGTGGTCGCCGAGATAAAAGGCCATGGAACGGAGACGCTTCGTCTCTTCCAGATACTCTGTCACCCATGCGCCGTAGGTATGGAGCACTTTAGAAAGGTTCTCGACAAGGGAAGCGAAGAATGCCTCTCCTATCGCTGTCGATGTGCCTTCCAGAATCGACCGTATAGCCTCGTTTTCCTCTACACCCTTAAAAGGGACTCTTCCTTTTTGCATTTTTAAATCTCAGCCCCGACTATTAAGTGCAGTGTGAAACCGCCCACGTGTCTATATTACAATAAAACAGGAGAAAATTACAAAGAGAGTGCCGGTGACTACAAGAAAGAAAATAAGGGACTGGGCAGGGGGGGAGTCGAACCCCCACGGGCGTGAGCCCAACGACTTTTGAGGCCGTCGCGTCTGCCGATTTCGCCACCTGCCCTCTGGAGTAGGAACATTATTATTCTATGCAATACAGAAAGAATCAATAGTATAAGGACAAATACCGCTTAGACATAATACATTCGGTGGAATATTAACGGTTTTCCGGTACTTTCAGGGCTGTTGACAACATTAGCCCTTCATGTAACATAAGCTTTTTATTCAACGTTATCGGGCTTTGAAAAGCCGAGGAGAATTTAGAAATGATAGTTGTAATGAAAAGCGGCGCTTCGAAGGATCAGATTGAAAAGGCCGTCGCCACACTCGACGAGCTTGGCTACCAGGCTCATCTTATCGAGGGAATGCTGAGAACCGTTATCGGAGCCGTAGGGGACGAAAGGGGTAAACCCCAGGATATAGAAACACTGAGCGTGCTCGAAGGCGTCGAGAAGGTTGTCCCGATTCTTCAACCCTACAAACTGGCAAGCCGCGAATACAAACCTGAAAACACTCATATTAACATCGGCAATACGGTAGTCGGCAACAATAAATTAACTGTAATCGCGGGACCCTGCTCTGTTGAAAACGAAGACCAGATTATGCAGGTAGCGCGGGCCGTGAAGGAAGCGGGGGCAAGCATGCTTAGGGGCGGAGCGTATAAACCCAGGA harbors:
- a CDS encoding sigma 54-interacting transcriptional regulator — protein: MQKGRVPFKGVEENEAIRSILEGTSTAIGEAFFASLVENLSKVLHTYGAWVTEYLEETKRLRSMAFYLGDHWIKDFEYPLIGTPCELVVEEKRLVHVRDELFSKFKGNPELKDFRQTNAVSYLGIPFEDTDGRVLGHLSVIDREPIPEDQEVVNIFRIFANRASAEMRRLRAERDTLEREEKLRRLFDSAMDAIIELDKDFKVTRLNPAASKLFGSASEKVTGRLFNRLLTKESSGKLLQLSEFLDAKPEGEKFIWIPEGLRAVSEKGAEFPAEATLSSFQMGKERFYTLILRNVNERLQAEQKIRSLTIESEYLKEELKSLTESDGIIGDSKSLLRVLGDVRKVAGTEATVLIQGETGTGKELIARSIHSSSRRSDKPFIKVNCPAIPSNLIESEFFGHEQGAFTGATRKREGRFSVADRGTIFLDEIGELPVDLQSKLLRVLQEGEFEPVGSSKTVKVDVRVIAATNRDLLREIKEGRFREDLYYRLNVFQLELPPLRERADDIEKLARSFIDKFSKRNGIALSPLRDEDVSRLKSYNWPGNIRELQNVIERAVITSTDGHLNLEGPLPGSANDADSGKTSQSMEAKDTVLSDRELKELEKNNILRALQRTGWKVAGKNGAASLLGLPTSTLNSKIKSFGIKPPS